From a region of the Pseudomonadota bacterium genome:
- a CDS encoding class I SAM-dependent methyltransferase: MRVHTMRIQELPPIVLATAAQLAAVTLIVLAALVGAQLFGGEPRWSVLVWPIGWVAMALGSRWGLPGWWRLIQLFFAPALYWALQLALPPWIYLALLILCLLLLSNSVADRVPLYLSSAAVWAHLEQHLPHTPGARVLDLGSGLGGGLAWLAPRHPEIRFAGVENSPLLWLLSRLRLMRFSNAEIRWRNLWAEPLHDYDVIYAFLSPAPMRRLWDKAKAEMRPGSLFISNSFDVPGIEPDEQIVVGDRRGSVLHLWRL; this comes from the coding sequence ATGCGGGTACACACCATGCGCATTCAGGAACTCCCGCCCATCGTTCTCGCCACGGCCGCTCAACTTGCGGCGGTGACACTGATCGTGCTGGCCGCGTTGGTCGGTGCCCAGTTGTTTGGCGGCGAGCCGCGTTGGTCGGTGCTGGTATGGCCAATCGGTTGGGTGGCCATGGCTTTGGGGTCGCGTTGGGGTCTACCCGGCTGGTGGCGGTTGATTCAACTCTTCTTTGCGCCCGCCCTCTATTGGGCGCTGCAGTTGGCGCTTCCCCCGTGGATCTACCTGGCCCTGTTGATTCTCTGCCTGCTGCTGCTGAGTAACAGTGTGGCCGATCGCGTACCGCTCTATCTCAGCAGTGCCGCGGTATGGGCGCACCTGGAGCAGCACTTACCGCACACTCCCGGTGCGCGCGTGCTCGATCTGGGATCGGGCCTGGGTGGAGGTCTGGCGTGGCTGGCTCCGCGTCATCCGGAGATCCGGTTTGCAGGTGTGGAGAATAGTCCACTGCTGTGGCTGTTGAGTCGGCTGCGGCTGATGCGCTTCAGCAATGCCGAGATACGTTGGCGGAACCTGTGGGCGGAACCGCTGCATGACTACGATGTGATCTATGCGTTTCTCTCGCCGGCGCCGATGCGGCGACTATGGGACAAGGCCAAGGCGGAAATGCGACCGGGGAGCCTGTTCATCAGCAATAGCTTTGACGTGCCCGGCATAGAGCCCGATGAACAGATAGTCGTGGGCGATCGGCGCGGTTCTGTCCTCCACCTCTGGCGGTTGTAA
- a CDS encoding motility protein MotB: MSLDEKRPIIIKKVKKAAHGHHGGAWKIAYADFVTAMMAFFLLMWLLGSTTQADRQGIAEYFQNPLKVSLMGGSGAGDATSIIQGGGEDLTRSTGQVKRTQTGTREIVTRVSEESTGRLNQLGTALKTLVEESPVLKKFKNQLKIDLTSEGLRIQIIDEKDRPMFAAGSDRMEPHAREIIAEITPLLNGLPNRISITGHTDSIPYGPNERGYTNWELSADRANAARREMVRNALPDDKVIRVTGLASAVPLVRDDPTSPVNRRITIVVLNKAAEEELLKEPDNELEIGEASVEATEQEPELPPQPEPELADPTPVRRNELNPVLPPGLPPVPGRVETPRQNPSPGPAAEPSRTRGNGSGAALPPASRNTEAPAEQAAPAEQPKLPPLRRNPLNPISPPILPAIPGADQR, from the coding sequence ATGAGCCTGGACGAAAAACGCCCCATCATCATCAAGAAGGTCAAGAAGGCCGCCCATGGCCACCATGGTGGCGCCTGGAAGATCGCCTACGCCGACTTCGTGACTGCAATGATGGCGTTCTTTCTGCTCATGTGGCTGTTGGGATCGACGACACAGGCGGATCGCCAGGGTATTGCCGAGTACTTCCAGAATCCGCTGAAGGTGTCGTTGATGGGTGGGTCGGGAGCGGGTGATGCCACGTCGATCATCCAGGGCGGAGGTGAGGATCTCACCCGCTCGACGGGACAGGTGAAGCGCACGCAGACCGGAACGCGCGAGATCGTCACCCGCGTGTCGGAAGAGTCCACGGGCCGGCTCAATCAACTGGGCACGGCGTTGAAAACGCTGGTCGAAGAAAGTCCGGTATTAAAGAAATTCAAGAATCAACTCAAGATCGATCTGACCAGCGAAGGGCTGCGCATTCAGATCATCGATGAGAAGGATCGCCCCATGTTTGCGGCGGGAAGTGACCGCATGGAGCCTCACGCGCGTGAGATCATTGCCGAAATCACGCCGCTCCTCAATGGCCTCCCCAACCGGATCAGTATCACCGGGCATACGGATTCCATTCCCTACGGACCCAACGAGCGCGGCTATACCAACTGGGAGCTGTCGGCCGACCGCGCCAACGCTGCGCGCAGGGAAATGGTGCGCAACGCGCTACCCGACGACAAGGTGATTCGTGTCACCGGGCTGGCATCGGCAGTGCCGCTGGTGCGCGACGATCCCACCAGCCCGGTCAACCGGCGCATCACCATCGTCGTGCTCAACAAGGCGGCGGAAGAGGAGCTGTTGAAGGAACCCGACAATGAGCTGGAGATCGGAGAGGCGTCGGTCGAGGCAACGGAGCAGGAACCCGAACTGCCGCCGCAACCGGAACCGGAATTGGCGGACCCGACCCCGGTGCGCCGTAACGAACTCAACCCTGTGCTGCCGCCGGGCCTGCCACCCGTGCCGGGCCGGGTGGAGACACCGCGGCAGAATCCATCGCCGGGTCCGGCCGCCGAGCCGTCCCGGACCCGTGGCAACGGATCCGGTGCCGCGCTGCCGCCCGCATCACGCAATACGGAGGCCCCCGCGGAGCAGGCAGCGCCGGCCGAACAACCCAAGCTGCCGCCGCTGCGCCGCAACCCGCTCAATCCCATTAGTCCACCGATCTTGCCGGCGATCCCGGGCGCGGATCAGCGTTGA